The genomic stretch CTAATGATTGGAACGTAATTTCTTTCTGCCCTTTCAAACGTTCTCCGTCAGCTTTAGAGATACGGAACGAAGGGATATAATTTGTTCCTTCGCCAATAAAAGCATCTATATTGCCATCAACATTGTTATAAACAATTGCTGCTTTTGCTCCAGCTGCTTTTGCATTTTGGACTTTTTCATCAAAAGTATACGTTCCGCGTTGAATCAGCGCTACTTTACCAGCTACATCTTTATTCGTATAATCAGCTTTTGTTCCTAAACCTACATCAACTAACTGTAAAGTTGTATTCTGAAGGCCTTCTAATTTATCTGAATAATTTTGTGCTAAAAGTTGCATATTTGTGAAGTTTTGGTCACCAGCACTTGCATTGTATGTTGGAATCGTTTGCGATACATCACTCGCTCCAACCGTTACTGCTAAGGCAGCTGCACCTGGAGATCCAAGAGTTTTTTCATCAGGACCTGCATTACCTGCTGCAACACAAGCAACAGTACCTGAAAGCATTGCATTATTAATCGCAATCGATGTTGCTTCAAGCGGATCGTTAACGCTAGATCCTAAAGATAAGTTGATAACATCCATTCCATCTTTTACAGCCTTATCAATACCAGCCATAACCGCATCGTTTGATCCACTTCCATACGGCCCTAATACTCGGTACACATAAAGATCAACGTCAGGAGCTACACCCATAACAGCTGACGGCGAGTTATTTTTCTTTTGTGCCCCAATTGATCCAGATACATGTGTTCCATGCTCTGTATAATAAGTTGAACCATTTGCGTCCGTTTCTGCTTGTCCAGAAGCTTTCCAATCTTTATACGTTGTCTCCATCGGATCCGAATCATTATCAACGAAATCGTATCCGCCTTTAAAAATTCCTTTTAAATCAGGATGGTTATAGTCAATACCTGTATCAATAACCCCTACTTTGACACCTTTACCAGTAATATTTTCATCATGAAGCTTGTCCGCACCGATTTGTGGAAGGCTATCATCTACTTTTGTTGGAGTAGACGTTTGCATTTCATCAGCCACTTTTGGCTCATCAAGCTTCACTTGATTATCTTTCCAAACTCGTTTGACAACTCCAGTGCTTAGTAATTGTTGAACTGTTGTTCCTGGCAGAGTCATTGCTACACCATTGAAAGCATCGTTGTATTCTCTTGTAATTTTAGCGTCTTTCATTTTATCTGCTTTTCGTTCATTCTGACTCTTTACTTTATTCCACTCTTGTTTAAATTTAGTATGATCGCTACTTTGTTGTGTTTTTGCAGAAGAAAGAGATAGTCGTTTTCCTTTCACTGCCTGTTTTAAGACCTCTACCTTTGCAGGTGCTTCGTTAAATTCAACAATTACATTGACCAATTCAGACGTTTTTTGGTTTATATCCGGCGAAATAACGAATCCTGGTGATGCATCAAGTTGTTTCAGTGCCATCCTCTGTTCATCTGTTAAACTTGCTAACATTTTCTCTACACTTTTCGGATTATTCTGATTTTTTTCTTCAGCATTCGCCTTATAGTGTATACCCGTCGTAAATAACATACTCGTAATGACCGTGCCTGTTAACACACGTTTAAGATTTCCTTTTTTCATAACTTTCCCCCTGAGTATCAAAATTAGTTAAACTATCAAAAATGAATGGGAAACATATCTTTGATCAATATCAAGTTGAAATTTAAATACGACTTATCAAATCATTCGTAGAATTCTGGTTGTGCCGCTCATGTGTTCAGTTGTTATTATTCTAAGTACATCCTATCCTTTAAGTTTTAATTTCTCCTTATTCCATTCGGTACATTTTTTATTGATTATTGAACAAAAAATATATATGTACTTTACAAATCTTCCTATTTAACACATTTTTTTACGGTCGTCACCAGTTTTCATCTTTCTAAAATCAAAGGTCGATTTATACATTTTTCTTCCCTGTAATTGTCTTCCCATCCTAAATTGATTATATGGAAAATTGATTTTATAAACATTTCTGAAAATTCCGGAAAATAACCCTATAATTATCGACAAAAATTAACAATTTCTGATTTTTAATATTCAATTGTTTAATTGATTAATTCATTTTTAATCATAAGTTTGATTGGGATGTCTTTAAAGATTTAGAGATTTGTAATTTCAATCGCTCTCTTTCTTTTAAAAATGATATCAAGATGATAAAGCCTGTTAATTCAACCGCCAATTGTACCCTACTTTACCAACAAAACATTAGAATAATCATTATATGAATTGTTTAATATTCAATTTGACTAATACTTACTGCTGTTGTTAGCGATATAGCCCCCCTTTCACATTAAATAAAAAATCAGTAATCTTAAAAAGATTACCGATTTTTTTATTTATCAAATTTAATTATTCTAAGCCTAGTGAATGTAAAACATCATCTAATGTTTTACCTTTAGATTTCTTAACAGCCTTTGGAGAATTTTCATTCCAAGGATTTTGCATTAGGTAATTATTAATAACATACTGCATATCTTTTGCATCAACAACTCCGTCAAAGTTGATATCAGCATCACGTTTATTTGTACCCCAATAAGTTTGAATGTACAATGCATCGTTTACGTCAATGACGTTATCTTTATTGACATCTCCACCTGGAATATAGTCATATTGAACAGGTTTAGATCCAGCTGTCACTTTTCCATCCTCTTTTATTCCAACTGTAAAGTCTTTCGTTAAAGTAAAATGACCTGGCACATCAATTTTCAAGTTAAAATTCTCACCTGTTATTGGTAATCGTGTTCTAAATAACCACGGGCTTACTTGGGAATAACCGAATTGATCCGTTACTCCATATTCTTTACCAGTTGAATCTTTCACACTAATTTTTGTACCTGTTTTACTATAGTCAAGTTGTTTCATCTCTGGCTCTAAACCACCAAACTTCATTAATCCTTCTGCTTCAACATCTGATCTCATCAGTGAATAAGTCGGTGTAACATAGAAATATGGTTGAATTCCTTGAGTCGTCACTGTAGTATTGTCTACATTTGTATAAACTGCACTAAAGAATCTTGATCCAGTTGTACTCTTAAGGCTCATTGGCCCTTTGTAGTAGACATCTTTTGCCTTTACTGTTAAATCTACTAAAGAAGCATCTCCAGCAATTCCTGTATTAGCTAGATCTCCAGTCGCTGTTGCAGTGATCGTCATTTTAGTGTTTCCGCCTTCTGAAGGAGTAGTAGTATATTGAACATCTAGTTTCCCTTTAAATGTACCATTTGGTTGCACGTTTACTACATCAAGGAATGTACTTGGATATACAAAGCTAAACACAGCTTTCTTAACATTTGTTTTCACATTATTTGTAGAGAAAGTCAATGTTGTTGAATCCCCCATGTTTATACGTTGTTTGTCAGCAATTGCCGTTGTATAAGCTGTTCCTTTTCTTACAAAATAGGCATCTACAAAACTACCATAATTTCTTACACTAGATTTACTATAATCTGAGAAATCATATTCTGTAATTGCATTGACAATAGGACCAGAAGTAGCTAATGGTATCACTTGATTGAAATTTCCTTGTGAGTCGACTGGGATACTGATTTCAGAAGAATTATTTGGATTATAATATGTAAAATTATTATCCCCTTGTGAAGCAGTCATGCCCCCTGCCTTCATCTCATCGATATCTTTATCAAATACATTTCCTGATACAGTAACTTTTGTGTCAGTTGAATTTGCCGTTTCATAAATTCCACCAGCTACTATATTGTTCATCGCTACTTTAGGTTCTCTCTCTCCATAGTAAACCGGTGCATCTTTTGTGAATGTTTCGCCTTTATCGTTTGTTCCTACCATACGAATTTTATATAATCCTGGATCTGTCTGTTTATAATCATACTTAATTGGATTGTCTGGATTACCAGTTAACGGATAATATCTTCCTTCATTTAAAACTCCTCGGTAATAATATTCGATATTCTCATCAGCACCCATTCCATCCGCTGTGCCTAAGAATCCGATTTCTTTGTCTGTTTTTGGATCCACAAGGAAGAAATCAAAATAACGCATATGTGAATTCAGTTTAAAGCTAGCGCCAATAGACCATCTTGTCGCATTACTTCCCGCTTCATACGCTATTGTATAAGCTGATGGAGTACCTGTCACATAGTCAATTCCTTCTTTTACTGTGTGAATTGCAAATGGAATTTTATATGTTTCGTCAGGGTTCTTTTGATTTGTATACACAACATACCCTTCGTAAGTTCCAAGCTTCGCAGTTTTTGGAACGTTAATTGTTGCATCCATATTTGCACTGCTATATTTTTTTACTTTGACAGATGATTTCACATCTAGTGTAACGCCATTGGCAGCCGCATCTTGGTCTGCTCTAGAATCTCCGTCAAAACGCGCGTCCAATGTCTGGAACTGAACCTTTACATCATATGTCTTATCGACAGAAGACTTATTAAACAAAGTAATCGAACGTTGATCAGCCAAGTCTTTACCTTCAACCACTTGTTCACCGAAACTTAAAGCACCAGTTATGTTTTTAATTTGTTTAATTCCCTTATCTGCTAAAGTTGTTATACTATTTGTTACACTTTTTACGGTTGAAGTTTTATCTTTTACTTGAATTTCGGTTTGTGCATGAACTGCATTGTATGGATCTACACGTCCTGCCCCAACTTCGTACACACTATATTTATCCGATAATGGATCTGCTGTATTCATCAGTGTTGCTTTAATATCTGAAGGAGTCATATCAGGATGTGCTTGCTTAACTAAAGCTGCTACCCCAACAACGTTAGGTGTTGCCATAGATGTACCAGATAAGCGCTCGTATGCATAATTATAGTTTCCGATTTGATCTGCCCCGTGCATATAAGAAGGTACAGTTGAGAAAACAGATACACCAGGTGCTGTTACTTCAGGCTTAATATCATATAATACACGAGATGGACCACGTGAGCTGAATGGCGCTAATTTGTCACCTGTTGTGACTAGTTGCTTCATATTACTAAACGTAAAATCTAAAGATGTATTACTACTTGATGGTATCTTCGCAGCTAAAGCTTTTCCTTGTGCATTACTAATTAAAAATGTCGGAATATACCCGTAACCTTCCCCTAGGTATACATCACCATTAGGAACATCTGAGTCGTATAATACAGCACCTATAGCCCCGCGTGCTTTCGCATTCGCTATAATTTGAGTTAAACCGATGCTACCTCGTTGCGCCAAAATTACTTTACCCTTTACATCTACTGGTGTAGAAGTTCCGGTATTTCCAGTCCAGTACGAACCTTCAGTGCCATATGCTGCATTGATCAATTGTACAGTTTTCCCATCAAAATCTGCTATATTATCACCTAAACCTTGAGCGGCTAGTTTTAAATCTGCTGTAACATCACCAGATGACGGTTTTAACGTTCCTGTGTACGTCGGAATAGAAACAGAAGTATCGGATGCTCCAACTGTAATGGCTAAAGGTGAATTACCAGGAGCACCAAGTGAATACATTGAATTTCCAGAGTTTCCAGCAGCAACAATCGCTGTAACACCTGCAAGTACAGCATTGTTAACGGCAATTGATGTAGGATATAATGGATCATTGTAATCTGCACCAAGAGACATGTTTATAATGTCCATTCCGTCTGAAACTGCTTTATCAAGTCCTGCTAGAATAGCTGATGTATAACCACCTCCATATGGTCCTAATACGCGATATGAATAAATGTCAGCATCTGGTGCTACCCCTGTTACTGAAAGATCTCCATCATTTTTCCCTTGCCCAGCAATGATACCAGCAACATGTGTTCCGTGCTCAGTATAATAAGCTTCTCCATTTGAGCCTAACTCAGCTTGCCCAGACTTCTTCCAATCTGCGTATGTTGTTTCCATAGGGTCATTGTCATTATCAACGAAATCGTAACCACCTTTAAAGGCACCTTTTAAATCTGGGTGATTATAGTCAATACCAGTATCAAGAATACCAACTTTTACGCCTTTTCCTGTAAAGCCTTCTTCATGTAGTTTCTCAACTCCAGGGAATGTCACCATCGTATGCGTTGCAGCTGCCTTCCCTGTCGTTGATGATTCACTAATTGATGGTGGCTCTACTTGAACTTGTAAATCACTATAGACAGATTGTACTGCACTTGATTTAAGTAGTTGTTTTATTTTGTTAGCTGGAATTGTCATTGCAACCCCATTAAATGCTTTTTTGTATGAGCGTTTAATTGTATATGGATTTTTCTTTTCTTTTAATTCACTGCTAAAAATTGTTTTTAAATCTTTTTGGAACGTTTCGTGTGAAACGCTTACATTTTCTTGTGCATCTTTTGCTGATAACGTTTCACCGGTGGATGCCGCTTCTAAAACAGCCGTCTGCTCGGGTTTGTCCTTAAACTCGACAATGACAGGTGTAAGTTTGTCACTTGTTTGATCTACTTCTGAGGATAATTGAAGACCAGCTTTGTCAGTCAATTTCAATTGTTTAATTGCCTCACGTTGCTGTGGCGTAAGATTTGCTAATACTTGTTCGACTTTTGATGTTGCTTGTGCATGAACTTGTTGTGAAAAGGAACCTGGTGTCATTGTAGTACTTATAAGTCCTGTTGTTAATGCTAATGTTGTCACATTTTTAAACACTTTCTTTTTCATCTACTAACCTACTTTCTTTTCTCAAGATAGATTTATTATATTGAAAATTGTCGTAATTTAAATTTTGAAAAATTCCGGAAAATTCTAATTTTTTAAAAAAATTAGATACAAATTACTTAACTCTTCTCTACCAATCCCATAATTTCGTAATTTACTTATAAAAAAAATTGAAAGTATGATAACAGACATACCCGAAATTAATGAAATATTTCTTTTTGTAAAAAAGAACTTTTGATTTATACATAATATTCTTAGTACTTTTTACTTTTATATAGAAAAAGGCTCCGGAATTTTACCGGAGCCCTTAAACTCTAAAAAATTATAATCCTATTAGTTAACACCTAATGCACTTTTAACACTCTCTAAAGTTTGTCCTTTATATTTCTTTTTAGGTGTTGGCGCATAGTTAATCGTTGGATTTTGCATTAAGTAGTTTTGTTCTACAAATGCTAGATCTTTTGCATCTACTACACCGTCAAAGTTAATATCTGCATCACGTTTATTTGTACCCCAGTAAGTTTGTAAGTAAAGTGCGTCCATTACGTCAATGACATCGTCTTTGTTAACATCTCCTGCGATTGCTGGATTTACCCCATATAATGCAAGATTTTGATTCGTCACTTTTCCATCTTCATGGAATCCGATTGTAAAGTCTTTGTGTACTGTAAAATGCCCTGGCACATTAAATTCAAGTTCATACTGATCATCCGTTAATGGTAATTGCACGGTAAACGTAGACGATTTAGAAGGAACTACTCCCTCATAAACGGTTCCGTTTGCATTTGTTGCTTTGACTTTAATTCCAGCTTTTGAATAATCAAACGTTGTCCCTCCTAGTGGAGAACCAGCTGGGTTTAAGAAT from Arthrobacter citreus encodes the following:
- a CDS encoding S8 family serine peptidase produces the protein MKKKVFKNVTTLALTTGLISTTMTPGSFSQQVHAQATSKVEQVLANLTPQQREAIKQLKLTDKAGLQLSSEVDQTSDKLTPVIVEFKDKPEQTAVLEAASTGETLSAKDAQENVSVSHETFQKDLKTIFSSELKEKKNPYTIKRSYKKAFNGVAMTIPANKIKQLLKSSAVQSVYSDLQVQVEPPSISESSTTGKAAATHTMVTFPGVEKLHEEGFTGKGVKVGILDTGIDYNHPDLKGAFKGGYDFVDNDNDPMETTYADWKKSGQAELGSNGEAYYTEHGTHVAGIIAGQGKNDGDLSVTGVAPDADIYSYRVLGPYGGGYTSAILAGLDKAVSDGMDIINMSLGADYNDPLYPTSIAVNNAVLAGVTAIVAAGNSGNSMYSLGAPGNSPLAITVGASDTSVSIPTYTGTLKPSSGDVTADLKLAAQGLGDNIADFDGKTVQLINAAYGTEGSYWTGNTGTSTPVDVKGKVILAQRGSIGLTQIIANAKARGAIGAVLYDSDVPNGDVYLGEGYGYIPTFLISNAQGKALAAKIPSSSNTSLDFTFSNMKQLVTTGDKLAPFSSRGPSRVLYDIKPEVTAPGVSVFSTVPSYMHGADQIGNYNYAYERLSGTSMATPNVVGVAALVKQAHPDMTPSDIKATLMNTADPLSDKYSVYEVGAGRVDPYNAVHAQTEIQVKDKTSTVKSVTNSITTLADKGIKQIKNITGALSFGEQVVEGKDLADQRSITLFNKSSVDKTYDVKVQFQTLDARFDGDSRADQDAAANGVTLDVKSSVKVKKYSSANMDATINVPKTAKLGTYEGYVVYTNQKNPDETYKIPFAIHTVKEGIDYVTGTPSAYTIAYEAGSNATRWSIGASFKLNSHMRYFDFFLVDPKTDKEIGFLGTADGMGADENIEYYYRGVLNEGRYYPLTGNPDNPIKYDYKQTDPGLYKIRMVGTNDKGETFTKDAPVYYGEREPKVAMNNIVAGGIYETANSTDTKVTVSGNVFDKDIDEMKAGGMTASQGDNNFTYYNPNNSSEISIPVDSQGNFNQVIPLATSGPIVNAITEYDFSDYSKSSVRNYGSFVDAYFVRKGTAYTTAIADKQRINMGDSTTLTFSTNNVKTNVKKAVFSFVYPSTFLDVVNVQPNGTFKGKLDVQYTTTPSEGGNTKMTITATATGDLANTGIAGDASLVDLTVKAKDVYYKGPMSLKSTTGSRFFSAVYTNVDNTTVTTQGIQPYFYVTPTYSLMRSDVEAEGLMKFGGLEPEMKQLDYSKTGTKISVKDSTGKEYGVTDQFGYSQVSPWLFRTRLPITGENFNLKIDVPGHFTLTKDFTVGIKEDGKVTAGSKPVQYDYIPGGDVNKDNVIDVNDALYIQTYWGTNKRDADINFDGVVDAKDMQYVINNYLMQNPWNENSPKAVKKSKGKTLDDVLHSLGLE